The Euphorbia lathyris chromosome 8, ddEupLath1.1, whole genome shotgun sequence genome has a window encoding:
- the LOC136202938 gene encoding calcineurin-binding protein 1 isoform X2 → MFSIAALNDTDSREQWEPLAPTKEAQEFHLTQSYHEGLHKLQAKEYDKARELLESVLKDPLISSAQVDSSASDGHLMQLRFLALKNLATVFLQQGSTYYESALHCYLQAVEIDTKDFVVWNQLGTLSCSMGLLSISRWAFEQGLLCSPTNWNCMEKLLEVLIAIGDEVACFSVAELILRHWPSHSRALHVKNTIEKSEPVPFAPRGIDKLEPNHVRLKFIDKRKATDENIDVGVSCKKLSQNIELFLPEASWAALTDCLLEILLPLNGSGAQKGIGKEYRSGDVRLTIHLSSSMDIVMGSTDDKLLNSVSSESMSVGDCNPERTSYAKERQTNAFEEQPHERRSTRLERLRSRRPGKEELDFASSKDLAKVVLKLLEPFIIWGCKASDQAASDSVSHPDQVNILDSEHNDVSAFLSETSKNYGAYHMAHLLLEHAATRDFACQDVFVKFLELERLTRNWGQDRTSACSLFLAELYYDLGSLPCNTPNLSQFMSEASYHLCKIIESVALDYPSCLNHISGNDSCSSLKSFLSENEMFAKELSCQDSFFSSSSMANNYTFWVRYFWLSGKLSIFDGNKEKAHGEFCISLSLLSKKEQICGSSCSVHLQHLKIDKELTVGRVLHEINLLKVDILLQKSLGEMIEKEMYMECINLLAPLLFSTEHFSLDVFPSPVSNEQGEGFSCIELSAIDILIKACEKAKPMNTEVYLNCHRRKLQILMLAAGMDEYETIQKKYRLKTLSASDFASKENLNRHWNDLVVEEVKAISQCLSQLKINPTVISNGLLLGSISDIQTSLLAFMYHVAINCLGKKSYAPIIADETEQNQGFSFVDACIAFVKLQQFIPIVPVKAQVELIVAIHDLLAEYGMCCAAEGGKGEEGTFLKFSIKYLLALDMKLKSNLNSSKKETIQVDKQLSPHNESKTCKNELKSDMLDEKIGGTEINETSIVDDVLDGVTSKGKQTLRGPEKDHAGVGTEKHGSDTGNKGENNTEQCSESSNEPTEDEREELELIIDNALDQCFFCLYGLNLRSDPSYEDDLAMHKNTSRGDYQTKEQCADVFQYILPCARASSRTGLVKLRRVLRAIRKHFPQPPEDVLTQNAIDKFLDDPDLCEDKLSEAAGSEGYLETITTIIFPNSVKQHQTMISGSSEPYLDVYFNLYYFLALSEEMSASDKWPGFVLTKEGEDFVQQNANLFKYDLLYNPLRFESWERLAKIYDEEVDLLLNDGSKHINLAGWRKHATLPQRVETSRRRSRRCLLMSLALAKTSEQQCEIHELLALVYYDSIQNVVPFYDQRSVVPAKDAAWMAFCENSLKQFKKASLHKQDWSHAFYMGKLCEKLGYSYHTFLPYYDKAIALNPSAVDPVYRMHASRSKLLYMCGKQNPEALKFLSGYSFSQSVKDAAMNILDKLEPKSSHPSDDMKEKSNRGDSADITHEESICMEEVWNMLYNDCLYALEVCVEGDLKHFHKARYMLAQGLYRRHLNNDLERAKDEISFCFKSSRSSFTINMWEIDSMVKKGRRKTAGVAGNKKVLEVNLAESSRKFITCIRKYLLLYLKLLEEAGDVCTLDRAFISLRADKRFSLCIEDLVPVTLGRLIKALVSSMHRAGSSSPVGSEHQLEKMFSLFMEQGNLWPEIFSLPEIRGPEISEGSLYGYLHAYIASLERNGKLETLEAINEKIRKRFKNPKLSNSNCAKVCRHASVAWCRGIMISLALITPLQTGIPSELHGPNPSDYIFENSHLLCVDVQTNDFWNSSYEDFSHLANVETKWNPVLAKIKNIIVEKALLENFETANSLLKSSYNFFRESSCVILPCGLHLYLVPTRVSMGTQLHPGLNGVEILDLSIPRKILLWAYTLMHGHYANIAVVLKHCEENFKPKMKKGAGAFSTPSPASLPSTTAGGASELETPQTTTPVLVAPSTQPSEAENTPCTNPSLFCSGNQNSNTAVNSILAERTGTDFR, encoded by the exons ATG tTTTCAATTGCAGCCCTTAACGATACTGATTCTAGAGAGCAATGGGAACCCTTAGCTCCCACCAAAGAAGCTCAG GAATTTCATCTTACTCAATCTTACCACGAGGGGCTTCACAAATTGCAAGCTAAAGAGTATGATAAGGCTCGCGAATTGTTGGAATCTGTACTCAAAGATCCTTTGATATCAAGCGCTCAG GTTGACAGTAGTGCAAGTGATGGCCATCTGATGCAGCTGAG ATTTCTGGCACTGAAAAATCTTGCGACTGTTTTCCTTCAACAAGGTTCAACTTATTATGAGAGTGCACTTCACTGTTATCTTCAAGCTGTAGAGATTGATACCAAGGATTTCGTTGTCTGGAATCAGCTGGGAACATTGTCATGTTCAATGGGTTTGCTGAGTATTTCACGTTGGGCATTTGAGCAAGGGCTTCTGTGCAGCCCTACTAACT GGAATTGCATGGAAAAGCTATTGGAAGTTCTTATTGCCATTGGTGATGAGGTCGCCTGCTTCTCTGTTGCGGAGTTGATTTTGAGGCATTGGCCTTCACATTCTCGTGCTTTGCATGTCAAAAATACAATTGAAAAGTCTGAGCCAGTTCCATTTGCTCCTAGAGGTATAGATAAACTGGAACCTAACCATGTGCGGCTCAAATTCATTGACAAGAGAAAAGCAACTGATGAAAATATTGATGTGGGTGTTTCCTGTAAAAAGTTGAGCCAGAATATAGAATTGTTCTTGCCTGAGGCTTCATGGGCTGCTCTTACAGATTGCCTTCTGGAAATTTTGCTTCCATTGAATGGGTCTGGTGCTCAGAAGGGGATTGGAAAAGAATACAGATCTGGAGATGTTAGGTTAACTATACACTTATCTTCTTCTATGGATATTGTTATGGGGTCAACTGATGATAAATTGCTGAACTCTGTATCAAGTGAAAGCATGTCTGTTGGTGATTGTAATCCTGAACGAACAAGTTATGCTAAAGAAAGACAAACAAATGCTTTTGAAGAACAGCCTCATGAGAGGCGAAGTACTCGCCTTGAAAGGCTTAGGAGTCGTAGACCAGGAAAAGAAGAATTGGATTTTGCTTCCAGTAAGGATCTTGCTAAAGTTGTACTTAAATTGCTGGAACCTTTTATTATTTGGGGATGCAAAGCTTCTGATCAAGCAGCTAGTGATTCTGTTTCACATCCTGATCAGGTTAACATTTTGGACAGTGAACATAATGATGTTTCTGCATTTTTAAGTGAAACTTCAAAAAATTATGGTGCTTACCATATGGCTCACTTGCTTCTAGAACATGCTGCAACTAGGGACTTTGCTTGTCAAGATGTATTTGTCAAATTCCTGGAGTTGGAGAGGCTCACGAGAAACTGGGGGCAGGATAGGACCTCTGCATGTAGTCTTTTTCTTGCTGAACTGTATTATGACCTGGGTTCCTTGCCTTGCAACACTCCAAATCTGTCACAGTTCATGTCTGAGGCATCGTATCATCTCTGTAAGATAATTGAGTCAGTTGCTTTGGACTATCCTTCATGCTTAAATCATATATCTGGGAATGACAGCTGCTCATCACTGAAGAGCTTCCTAAGTGAAAATGAAATGTTTGCCAAAGAATTAAGTTGTCAGGACTCATTTTTTAGCAGTTCCTCCATGGCGaataactataccttttgggtTCGCTACTTCTGGTTGAGTGGAAAATTGTCCATCTTTGATGGAAACAAAGAAAAAGCTCATGGAGAGTTCTGTATCTCATTGTCGCTGTTGTCGAAGAAGGAACAAATTTGTGGTTCTTCATGTTCAGTTCACTTGCAACATCTTAAGATTGATAAAGAGCTAACTGTTGGCAGGGTTCTTCATGAAATTAATCTATTGAAGGTTGATATCTTGCTTCAGAAGAGTCTGGGTGAGATGATTGAGAAAGAAATGTACATGGAGTGTATAAATTTGCTAGCTCCTCTCTTATTCTCTACAGAACATTTTTCCCTTGATGTTTTCCCCTCACCTGTTTCGAATGAGCAAGGTGAAGGATTTTCATGCATTGAATTATCAGCCATAGATATACTAATTAAAGCATGTGAGAAGGCAAAGCCAATGAACACTGAGGTATATTTGAATTGTCATAGGAGGAAGCTGCAAATACTCATGCTAGCAGCTGGTATGGATGAATATGAAACAATCCAGAAAAAGTATAGGTTGAAAACACTCTCTGCATCTGATTTTGCATCAAAAGAAAATCTCAACAGACACTGGAATGACTTGGTGGTGGAGGAGGTGAAAGCCATTTCACAATGCTTGTCACAATTGAAGATAAATCCAACTGTTATTTCT AATGGTCTTTTATTGGGCAGTATCAGTGACATTCAAACTTCGCTGTTGGCGTTCATGTATCATGTTGCAATAAATTGCCTTGGTAAGAAATCTTATGCGCCAATAATTGCTGATGAAACTGAACAAAATCAAGGATTCAGCTTTGTTGATGCATGCATTGCTTTCGTCAAGCTTCAACAATTCATCCCAATTGTCCCTGTTAAAGCCCAA GTTGAATTAATTGTGGCAATCCATGATTTGCTTGCTGAGTACGGCATGTGCTGTGCAGCTGAGGGTGGCAAAGGAGAGGAGGGAACATTTCTAAAGTTTTCCATAAAGTACCTCTTGGCCCTGGATATGAAGCTTAAGTCCAATTTAAATTCTTCAAAGAAAGAAACAATTCAAGTCGATAAGCAGCTTTCTCCACATAATGAAAGCAAAACATGCaagaatgaattaaaatcagatATGTTGGATGAGAAGATTGGTGGGACTGAAATTAATGAAACTAGTATTGTAGATGATGTTCTAGATGGGGTTACATCAAAAGGCAAGCAAACTCTTAGGGGCCCCGAGAAAGACCATGCAGGTGTAGGAACTGAAAAGCATGGCAGTGATACAGGCAACAAAGGAGAAAATAATACTGAACAATGCAGTGAATCGAGCAATGAACCCACTGAAGATGAACGTGAGGAACTTGAGTTAATAATTGACAATGCTTTAGATCAATGCTTTTTCTGTTTGTATGGTCTCAATCTTAGATCAGACCCATCCTATGAAGATGATCTAGCCATGCATAAAAATACTAGTCGTGGAGATTATCAGACCAAAGAACAATGTGCTGATGTTTTTCAATACATACTTCCGTGTGCAAGGGCTTCTTCA AGAACTGGGCTGGTAAAACTTCGTAGAGTGTTAAGAGCCATACGCAAGCATTTTCCTCAACCACCTGAAGATGTTTTGACTCAAAATGCAATTGATAAGTTCTTAGATGATCCTGATTTATGCGAAGACAAGCTTTCAGAGGCAGCAGGATCTGAAGGGTACCTTGAGACCATAACAACAATAATATTTCCCAATAGTGTCAAGCAGCACCAAACAATGATTTCTGGAAG TTCCGAGCCATATTTGGACGTGTATTtcaacttatattattttttggcTCTCTCTGAGGAAATGAGTGCAAGTGATAAGTGGCCAGGCTTCGTACTTACAAAGGAAGGGGAAGACTTTGTGCAGCAAAATGCAAATCTGTTTAAATATGATCTTCTGTATAACCCTTTACGGTTTGAGAGTTGGGAACGACTTGCAAAAATTTATGATGAG GAGGTAGACTTGTTGTTAAATGATGGAAGTAAGCACATTAATTTAGCAGGATGGAGAAAGCATGCTACTCTGCCTCAGAGAGTTGAGACAAGTCGAAGGAGGAGCAGGCGTTGTCTGTTAATGAGTTTGGCTTTGGCAAAAACATCAGAGCAACAG TGTGAGATACACGAGCTGCTGGCATTGGTGTACTATGACAGCATTCAGAATGTGGTGCCATTTTATGATCAACGATCTGTTGTGCCCGCAAAAGATGCAGCGTGGATGGCATTTTGTGAGAATTCACTTAAGCAGTTTAAAAAAGCCTCCTTGCACAA GCAGGACTGGTCACATGCATTTTATATGGGGAAACTCTGTGAAAAGCTCGGATACTCTTACCATACATTCTTACCATATTATGATAAGGCTATTGCTTTGAATCCATCAGCTGTAGACCCTGTGTACAGGATGCATGCTTCACGCTCAAAGTTACTCTACATGTGTGGGAAACAGAACCCGGAGGCTTTAAAG TTTCTATCAGGATATTCCTTCAGCCAATCAGTAAAGGATGCTGCCATGAACATTTTAGATAAATTGGAACCTAAAAGTTCACATCCATCAGATGATATGAAAGAAAAAAGCAATCGAGGAGATTCTGCAGATATAACACACGAGGAATCAATTTGTATGGAGGAAGTGTGGAACATGCTTTACAATGATTGCCTTTATGCTCTGGAAGTTTGTGTTGAAGGTGATCTCAAACATTTTCATAAGGCTAGATACATGCTTGCTCAAGGACTGTATAGGAGGCATTTGAATAATGATCTTGAGAGGGCAAAGGATgaaatttctttttgtttcaaATCTTCACGCTCATCCTTCACGATAAATATGTGGGAGATTGATAGCATGGTGAAGAAAGGGAG GCGGAAAACTGCAGGTGTTGCTGGGAATAAAAAAGTCCTTGAAGTTAACTTAGCAGAAAGTTCTCGAAAATTTATCACCTGCATCAGAAAGTATTTGTTATTGTATTTGAAATTACTGGAGGAGGCTGGAGACGTTTGTACCCTTGATCGTGCTTTTATTTCTCTGCGGGCAGATAAAAGG TTTTCTTTGTGCATTGAAGATCTTGTACCAGTAACTCTGGGGAGGTTAATTAAGGCTCTCGTATCATCCATGCACCGAGCTGGCTCCAGTTCACCTGTTGGCTCTGAGCATCAATTGGAAAAGATGTTCTCATTATTTATGGAACAGGGAAACTTATGGCCAGAGATATTTAGTTTGCCTGAGATAAGAGGGCCAGAAATATCCGAGGGAAGCTTATATGG TTACCTACATGCATATATTGCTTCACTAGAGAGAAATGGAAAGCTTGAGACACTTGAAGCAATAAATGAGAAGATTCGGAAGCGTTTCAAGAATCCCAAGTTATCAAATAGTAATTGTGCTAAAGTTTGCAGGCACGCTTCTGTTGCTTGGTGTCGAGGAATCATGATTAGCTTAGCATTGATCACTCCATTACAAACTGGAATCCCAAGTGAGCTTCATGGCCCTAACCCATCAGATTATATTTTCGAAAATAGTCACTTGCTTTGTGTCGATGTGCAAACAAATGATTTCTGGAATTCATCATATGAGGATTTTTCCCATTTGGCAAATGTTGAAACAAAATGGAATCCAGTGTTGGCTAAAATCAAGAACATAATTGTGGAGAAAGCTTTGCTTGAAAATTTCGAGACTGCCAACTCTTTGCTTAAAAGTTCATATAATTTCTTTCGGGAGAGCTCTTGCGTAATACTTCCATGTGGTCTCCACCTTTATTTGGTGCCAACTCGGGTGTCAATGGGAACACAACTTCATCCTGGATTAAATGGTGTAGAAATTCTTGACCTAAGCATTCCTAGGAAGATTTTGTTGTGGGCTTACACACTAATGCATGGCCATTATGCAAACATTGCCGTTGTTCTAAAGCATTGTGAAGAAAATTTCAAG CCAAAGATGAAAAAGGGAGCTGGAGCCTTTTCCACTCCATCACCTGCAAGCCTGCCCTCTACCACTGCAG GTGGTGCCAGTGAACTGGAGACCCCGCAGACGACAACTCCAGTTTTAGTAGCGCCTTCTACACAACCATCTGAGGCTGAGAATACACCATGCACGAATCCATCACTGTTTTGCAGTGGGAATCAAAACAGCAATACTGCCGTTAACTCAATACTTGCTGAGAGGACAGGGACTGACTTTCGTTGA
- the LOC136202938 gene encoding calcineurin-binding protein 1 isoform X3 — protein MEKLLEVLIAIGDEVACFSVAELILRHWPSHSRALHVKNTIEKSEPVPFAPRGIDKLEPNHVRLKFIDKRKATDENIDVGVSCKKLSQNIELFLPEASWAALTDCLLEILLPLNGSGAQKGIGKEYRSGDVRLTIHLSSSMDIVMGSTDDKLLNSVSSESMSVGDCNPERTSYAKERQTNAFEEQPHERRSTRLERLRSRRPGKEELDFASSKDLAKVVLKLLEPFIIWGCKASDQAASDSVSHPDQVNILDSEHNDVSAFLSETSKNYGAYHMAHLLLEHAATRDFACQDVFVKFLELERLTRNWGQDRTSACSLFLAELYYDLGSLPCNTPNLSQFMSEASYHLCKIIESVALDYPSCLNHISGNDSCSSLKSFLSENEMFAKELSCQDSFFSSSSMANNYTFWVRYFWLSGKLSIFDGNKEKAHGEFCISLSLLSKKEQICGSSCSVHLQHLKIDKELTVGRVLHEINLLKVDILLQKSLGEMIEKEMYMECINLLAPLLFSTEHFSLDVFPSPVSNEQGEGFSCIELSAIDILIKACEKAKPMNTEVYLNCHRRKLQILMLAAGMDEYETIQKKYRLKTLSASDFASKENLNRHWNDLVVEEVKAISQCLSQLKINPTVISNGLLLGSISDIQTSLLAFMYHVAINCLGKKSYAPIIADETEQNQGFSFVDACIAFVKLQQFIPIVPVKAQVELIVAIHDLLAEYGMCCAAEGGKGEEGTFLKFSIKYLLALDMKLKSNLNSSKKETIQVDKQLSPHNESKTCKNELKSDMLDEKIGGTEINETSIVDDVLDGVTSKGKQTLRGPEKDHAGVGTEKHGSDTGNKGENNTEQCSESSNEPTEDEREELELIIDNALDQCFFCLYGLNLRSDPSYEDDLAMHKNTSRGDYQTKEQCADVFQYILPCARASSRTGLVKLRRVLRAIRKHFPQPPEDVLTQNAIDKFLDDPDLCEDKLSEAAGSEGYLETITTIIFPNSVKQHQTMISGSSEPYLDVYFNLYYFLALSEEMSASDKWPGFVLTKEGEDFVQQNANLFKYDLLYNPLRFESWERLAKIYDEEVDLLLNDGSKHINLAGWRKHATLPQRVETSRRRSRRCLLMSLALAKTSEQQCEIHELLALVYYDSIQNVVPFYDQRSVVPAKDAAWMAFCENSLKQFKKASLHKQDWSHAFYMGKLCEKLGYSYHTFLPYYDKAIALNPSAVDPVYRMHASRSKLLYMCGKQNPEALKFLSGYSFSQSVKDAAMNILDKLEPKSSHPSDDMKEKSNRGDSADITHEESICMEEVWNMLYNDCLYALEVCVEGDLKHFHKARYMLAQGLYRRHLNNDLERAKDEISFCFKSSRSSFTINMWEIDSMVKKGRRKTAGVAGNKKVLEVNLAESSRKFITCIRKYLLLYLKLLEEAGDVCTLDRAFISLRADKRFSLCIEDLVPVTLGRLIKALVSSMHRAGSSSPVGSEHQLEKMFSLFMEQGNLWPEIFSLPEIRGPEISEGSLYGYLHAYIASLERNGKLETLEAINEKIRKRFKNPKLSNSNCAKVCRHASVAWCRGIMISLALITPLQTGIPSELHGPNPSDYIFENSHLLCVDVQTNDFWNSSYEDFSHLANVETKWNPVLAKIKNIIVEKALLENFETANSLLKSSYNFFRESSCVILPCGLHLYLVPTRVSMGTQLHPGLNGVEILDLSIPRKILLWAYTLMHGHYANIAVVLKHCEENFKPKMKKGAGAFSTPSPASLPSTTAGHSGGASELETPQTTTPVLVAPSTQPSEAENTPCTNPSLFCSGNQNSNTAVNSILAERTGTDFR, from the exons ATGGAAAAGCTATTGGAAGTTCTTATTGCCATTGGTGATGAGGTCGCCTGCTTCTCTGTTGCGGAGTTGATTTTGAGGCATTGGCCTTCACATTCTCGTGCTTTGCATGTCAAAAATACAATTGAAAAGTCTGAGCCAGTTCCATTTGCTCCTAGAGGTATAGATAAACTGGAACCTAACCATGTGCGGCTCAAATTCATTGACAAGAGAAAAGCAACTGATGAAAATATTGATGTGGGTGTTTCCTGTAAAAAGTTGAGCCAGAATATAGAATTGTTCTTGCCTGAGGCTTCATGGGCTGCTCTTACAGATTGCCTTCTGGAAATTTTGCTTCCATTGAATGGGTCTGGTGCTCAGAAGGGGATTGGAAAAGAATACAGATCTGGAGATGTTAGGTTAACTATACACTTATCTTCTTCTATGGATATTGTTATGGGGTCAACTGATGATAAATTGCTGAACTCTGTATCAAGTGAAAGCATGTCTGTTGGTGATTGTAATCCTGAACGAACAAGTTATGCTAAAGAAAGACAAACAAATGCTTTTGAAGAACAGCCTCATGAGAGGCGAAGTACTCGCCTTGAAAGGCTTAGGAGTCGTAGACCAGGAAAAGAAGAATTGGATTTTGCTTCCAGTAAGGATCTTGCTAAAGTTGTACTTAAATTGCTGGAACCTTTTATTATTTGGGGATGCAAAGCTTCTGATCAAGCAGCTAGTGATTCTGTTTCACATCCTGATCAGGTTAACATTTTGGACAGTGAACATAATGATGTTTCTGCATTTTTAAGTGAAACTTCAAAAAATTATGGTGCTTACCATATGGCTCACTTGCTTCTAGAACATGCTGCAACTAGGGACTTTGCTTGTCAAGATGTATTTGTCAAATTCCTGGAGTTGGAGAGGCTCACGAGAAACTGGGGGCAGGATAGGACCTCTGCATGTAGTCTTTTTCTTGCTGAACTGTATTATGACCTGGGTTCCTTGCCTTGCAACACTCCAAATCTGTCACAGTTCATGTCTGAGGCATCGTATCATCTCTGTAAGATAATTGAGTCAGTTGCTTTGGACTATCCTTCATGCTTAAATCATATATCTGGGAATGACAGCTGCTCATCACTGAAGAGCTTCCTAAGTGAAAATGAAATGTTTGCCAAAGAATTAAGTTGTCAGGACTCATTTTTTAGCAGTTCCTCCATGGCGaataactataccttttgggtTCGCTACTTCTGGTTGAGTGGAAAATTGTCCATCTTTGATGGAAACAAAGAAAAAGCTCATGGAGAGTTCTGTATCTCATTGTCGCTGTTGTCGAAGAAGGAACAAATTTGTGGTTCTTCATGTTCAGTTCACTTGCAACATCTTAAGATTGATAAAGAGCTAACTGTTGGCAGGGTTCTTCATGAAATTAATCTATTGAAGGTTGATATCTTGCTTCAGAAGAGTCTGGGTGAGATGATTGAGAAAGAAATGTACATGGAGTGTATAAATTTGCTAGCTCCTCTCTTATTCTCTACAGAACATTTTTCCCTTGATGTTTTCCCCTCACCTGTTTCGAATGAGCAAGGTGAAGGATTTTCATGCATTGAATTATCAGCCATAGATATACTAATTAAAGCATGTGAGAAGGCAAAGCCAATGAACACTGAGGTATATTTGAATTGTCATAGGAGGAAGCTGCAAATACTCATGCTAGCAGCTGGTATGGATGAATATGAAACAATCCAGAAAAAGTATAGGTTGAAAACACTCTCTGCATCTGATTTTGCATCAAAAGAAAATCTCAACAGACACTGGAATGACTTGGTGGTGGAGGAGGTGAAAGCCATTTCACAATGCTTGTCACAATTGAAGATAAATCCAACTGTTATTTCT AATGGTCTTTTATTGGGCAGTATCAGTGACATTCAAACTTCGCTGTTGGCGTTCATGTATCATGTTGCAATAAATTGCCTTGGTAAGAAATCTTATGCGCCAATAATTGCTGATGAAACTGAACAAAATCAAGGATTCAGCTTTGTTGATGCATGCATTGCTTTCGTCAAGCTTCAACAATTCATCCCAATTGTCCCTGTTAAAGCCCAA GTTGAATTAATTGTGGCAATCCATGATTTGCTTGCTGAGTACGGCATGTGCTGTGCAGCTGAGGGTGGCAAAGGAGAGGAGGGAACATTTCTAAAGTTTTCCATAAAGTACCTCTTGGCCCTGGATATGAAGCTTAAGTCCAATTTAAATTCTTCAAAGAAAGAAACAATTCAAGTCGATAAGCAGCTTTCTCCACATAATGAAAGCAAAACATGCaagaatgaattaaaatcagatATGTTGGATGAGAAGATTGGTGGGACTGAAATTAATGAAACTAGTATTGTAGATGATGTTCTAGATGGGGTTACATCAAAAGGCAAGCAAACTCTTAGGGGCCCCGAGAAAGACCATGCAGGTGTAGGAACTGAAAAGCATGGCAGTGATACAGGCAACAAAGGAGAAAATAATACTGAACAATGCAGTGAATCGAGCAATGAACCCACTGAAGATGAACGTGAGGAACTTGAGTTAATAATTGACAATGCTTTAGATCAATGCTTTTTCTGTTTGTATGGTCTCAATCTTAGATCAGACCCATCCTATGAAGATGATCTAGCCATGCATAAAAATACTAGTCGTGGAGATTATCAGACCAAAGAACAATGTGCTGATGTTTTTCAATACATACTTCCGTGTGCAAGGGCTTCTTCA AGAACTGGGCTGGTAAAACTTCGTAGAGTGTTAAGAGCCATACGCAAGCATTTTCCTCAACCACCTGAAGATGTTTTGACTCAAAATGCAATTGATAAGTTCTTAGATGATCCTGATTTATGCGAAGACAAGCTTTCAGAGGCAGCAGGATCTGAAGGGTACCTTGAGACCATAACAACAATAATATTTCCCAATAGTGTCAAGCAGCACCAAACAATGATTTCTGGAAG TTCCGAGCCATATTTGGACGTGTATTtcaacttatattattttttggcTCTCTCTGAGGAAATGAGTGCAAGTGATAAGTGGCCAGGCTTCGTACTTACAAAGGAAGGGGAAGACTTTGTGCAGCAAAATGCAAATCTGTTTAAATATGATCTTCTGTATAACCCTTTACGGTTTGAGAGTTGGGAACGACTTGCAAAAATTTATGATGAG GAGGTAGACTTGTTGTTAAATGATGGAAGTAAGCACATTAATTTAGCAGGATGGAGAAAGCATGCTACTCTGCCTCAGAGAGTTGAGACAAGTCGAAGGAGGAGCAGGCGTTGTCTGTTAATGAGTTTGGCTTTGGCAAAAACATCAGAGCAACAG TGTGAGATACACGAGCTGCTGGCATTGGTGTACTATGACAGCATTCAGAATGTGGTGCCATTTTATGATCAACGATCTGTTGTGCCCGCAAAAGATGCAGCGTGGATGGCATTTTGTGAGAATTCACTTAAGCAGTTTAAAAAAGCCTCCTTGCACAA GCAGGACTGGTCACATGCATTTTATATGGGGAAACTCTGTGAAAAGCTCGGATACTCTTACCATACATTCTTACCATATTATGATAAGGCTATTGCTTTGAATCCATCAGCTGTAGACCCTGTGTACAGGATGCATGCTTCACGCTCAAAGTTACTCTACATGTGTGGGAAACAGAACCCGGAGGCTTTAAAG TTTCTATCAGGATATTCCTTCAGCCAATCAGTAAAGGATGCTGCCATGAACATTTTAGATAAATTGGAACCTAAAAGTTCACATCCATCAGATGATATGAAAGAAAAAAGCAATCGAGGAGATTCTGCAGATATAACACACGAGGAATCAATTTGTATGGAGGAAGTGTGGAACATGCTTTACAATGATTGCCTTTATGCTCTGGAAGTTTGTGTTGAAGGTGATCTCAAACATTTTCATAAGGCTAGATACATGCTTGCTCAAGGACTGTATAGGAGGCATTTGAATAATGATCTTGAGAGGGCAAAGGATgaaatttctttttgtttcaaATCTTCACGCTCATCCTTCACGATAAATATGTGGGAGATTGATAGCATGGTGAAGAAAGGGAG GCGGAAAACTGCAGGTGTTGCTGGGAATAAAAAAGTCCTTGAAGTTAACTTAGCAGAAAGTTCTCGAAAATTTATCACCTGCATCAGAAAGTATTTGTTATTGTATTTGAAATTACTGGAGGAGGCTGGAGACGTTTGTACCCTTGATCGTGCTTTTATTTCTCTGCGGGCAGATAAAAGG TTTTCTTTGTGCATTGAAGATCTTGTACCAGTAACTCTGGGGAGGTTAATTAAGGCTCTCGTATCATCCATGCACCGAGCTGGCTCCAGTTCACCTGTTGGCTCTGAGCATCAATTGGAAAAGATGTTCTCATTATTTATGGAACAGGGAAACTTATGGCCAGAGATATTTAGTTTGCCTGAGATAAGAGGGCCAGAAATATCCGAGGGAAGCTTATATGG TTACCTACATGCATATATTGCTTCACTAGAGAGAAATGGAAAGCTTGAGACACTTGAAGCAATAAATGAGAAGATTCGGAAGCGTTTCAAGAATCCCAAGTTATCAAATAGTAATTGTGCTAAAGTTTGCAGGCACGCTTCTGTTGCTTGGTGTCGAGGAATCATGATTAGCTTAGCATTGATCACTCCATTACAAACTGGAATCCCAAGTGAGCTTCATGGCCCTAACCCATCAGATTATATTTTCGAAAATAGTCACTTGCTTTGTGTCGATGTGCAAACAAATGATTTCTGGAATTCATCATATGAGGATTTTTCCCATTTGGCAAATGTTGAAACAAAATGGAATCCAGTGTTGGCTAAAATCAAGAACATAATTGTGGAGAAAGCTTTGCTTGAAAATTTCGAGACTGCCAACTCTTTGCTTAAAAGTTCATATAATTTCTTTCGGGAGAGCTCTTGCGTAATACTTCCATGTGGTCTCCACCTTTATTTGGTGCCAACTCGGGTGTCAATGGGAACACAACTTCATCCTGGATTAAATGGTGTAGAAATTCTTGACCTAAGCATTCCTAGGAAGATTTTGTTGTGGGCTTACACACTAATGCATGGCCATTATGCAAACATTGCCGTTGTTCTAAAGCATTGTGAAGAAAATTTCAAG CCAAAGATGAAAAAGGGAGCTGGAGCCTTTTCCACTCCATCACCTGCAAGCCTGCCCTCTACCACTGCAGGTCATTCAG GTGGTGCCAGTGAACTGGAGACCCCGCAGACGACAACTCCAGTTTTAGTAGCGCCTTCTACACAACCATCTGAGGCTGAGAATACACCATGCACGAATCCATCACTGTTTTGCAGTGGGAATCAAAACAGCAATACTGCCGTTAACTCAATACTTGCTGAGAGGACAGGGACTGACTTTCGTTGA